The sequence CCCCTTGGCAGCAACGCAAAGAAGCTTATCTTGCCCACATTCCGACTGCTTCAACCTCAGTGCGTCTTGTCTCCGCAGCCGATAAACTCCACAATGCTCGCTCGATTTTGACTGATTATCACATTGTGGGCGAGGCAGTTTGGGAACGCTTCCAAGCAGGCAAACAAGGAACGCTTTGGTATTATCGCTCTTTGGTTGACGCATTTCGCCAAGCCGGTTCATCACCGCTGATTGATGAATTAGAACGGGTAGTTTCAGAACTAGAACATCAGGTAGACAAGGCGAGTGAGGCTGCTTGACTGAGGTTGCTTGACTGACCACCCTCTTGAAACCCTTGCCAATTCGTCGGTTAGCCCCGTGCAGGAGCGGTATTATTACTTTTACAAGAGGCTAGAATGCTTTTGCCATGCTTGTTTGGTTTGCTACCTAATTCTTAAGTAAAGACGCCCTAATTCCTGCACCCAACATCTTGACTACAGGAAGATCCAGCGAATGCGGGTACAGAAACCGTCATATTTTCACTTCATTTTACAAGTGATAACCACAAAAATTATCTATTTTTATTGGAAAAAAGTAAGAATATTAAAATAGAATTTTTCGGTTTTAGGAACCGACGATTCTGAACACAACTTGCTAGATGCAATTCTACGTCAAATGATGTCATCGCATGAATGTAGATGAAGTTCTGGAAGCCGTAGAAAAAGTTCTGCTTTCTCGGCAACTCACCCCTATTGAGCAATTAATTCTGCGTCGCTCTTGGTTGGGAGACGATTATCGTGAAATGGCACAGGATTCTGCTTACAGTATCCCCCACCTCAAAGAAGTTGGCTCCCAGTTGTGGCAGGCTCTCTCAGCAGTACTCAGGCAGAGAGTAACGAAAAAAAATTTGCATTTACTTGTCAACCTGCACCAGCAAAACTCGACTGGTGAACAGCAAAATAGAGTGCAAGAGTTGCCAACAGACACAGAAATAGAACATAATTTTTCAGATAATATTCTAGCCTCTGAAACAGAGACCGAGCAGAAATTTCCAGGGGGGCCTGTACCGCTAGATTCTCCTCTCTATATCAATCGTCCCCCGATTGAAGAACTCGCTTACACTGAGATTACCCAGCCTGGATGCCTACTCCGCATCAAAGCACCCAAGCAGATGGGGAAAAGTTCGCTCCTGATCCGGATTCTGGCTCGCGCTACAGATGTTGGTTACAAAACTGTCTCCTTGGATTTTCAGGAAACCGACGAAGCTATTTTTACCTCCCTCGACAAATTCCTCCGTTGGTTTTGTGCCAATGTCAGCAGACAGTTGGATCTCAAACCCCGATTGGACGA comes from Coleofasciculus sp. FACHB-1120 and encodes:
- a CDS encoding HD domain-containing protein, producing MILSQRFIDALTFATTLHANQIRKGSGVPYISHLLGVTSIALEHGANEDEAIAALLHDAIEDQGGAATREEIRRRFGDTVTEIVNGCTDADTTPKPPWQQRKEAYLAHIPTASTSVRLVSAADKLHNARSILTDYHIVGEAVWERFQAGKQGTLWYYRSLVDAFRQAGSSPLIDELERVVSELEHQVDKASEAA